In the Wyeomyia smithii strain HCP4-BCI-WySm-NY-G18 chromosome 2, ASM2978416v1, whole genome shotgun sequence genome, one interval contains:
- the LOC129724484 gene encoding viral IAP-associated factor homolog translates to MQDPNEDTEWNDVLRAKGIIPPKKEKEITEDDIIGMIENTIEQRQNQNKDLSKMGLDELDELEDSEDEAVLLEYRKKRIAEMQALAQGAKFGSVIEISGQDYVDEVAKAGSGIYVVLHLYSRGVPFCSLINQHMSQLAPMFPATKFVRAIATTCIPNYPERNLPTIFVYFEGQLKKQFVGQIELGGPNLTCEELEYMLGQTKAIESSITEDPRKAKAVKDKMFADLTDSNDW, encoded by the exons ATGCAG GATCCTAACGAAGATACTGAATGGAACGATGTTCTACGAGCTAAAGGCATTATTCCGCCGAAGAAAGAGAAGGAGATTACGGAGGATGACATAATTGGCATGATTGAAAATACTATTGAGCAGAGGCAGAATCAGAATAAAGATCTTTCAAAAATGGGCTTAGACGAACTGGATGAGTTAGAAGACTCGGAAGATGAAGCAGTATTGCTTGAATATCGCAAGAAAAGGATAGCCGAGATGCAAGCGTTGGCACAGGGGGCCAAATTCGGTTCTGTTATAGAAATATCTGGACAAGATTACGTCGATGAAGTTGCTAAAGCCGGATCAGGCATTTACGTAGTTTTACATCTATACAGCCGTGGGGTGCCTTTTTGCTCATTGATTAATCAACACATGTCACAGTTGGCGCCAATGTTCCCGGCAACGAAATTTGTCCGCGCCATTGCCACAACATGTATTCCAAACTATCCGGAGCGAAATCTTCCCACAATTTTTGTTTACTTTGAGGGTCAATTGAAGAAGCAATTTGTAGGGCAAATCGAGCTGGGTGGTCCAAACCTAACGTGTGAGGAGCTGGAATACATGCTAGGGCAAACGAAAGCAATTGAGAGCAGTATTACAGAGGATCCACGTAAAGCGAAAGCTGTCAAGGATAAAATGTTTGCCGATTTGACCGATAGTAACGATTGGTAG